The Methanobacterium formicicum genome contains a region encoding:
- a CDS encoding 4Fe-4S dicluster domain-containing protein, with translation MQGHGSGFLAENAQIKPEHEHAAVCSECGVCEEHCPQGIKISQELKEVKEFFF, from the coding sequence ATTCAAGGACATGGATCCGGATTCCTGGCAGAAAATGCCCAAATAAAACCCGAACATGAACACGCTGCAGTGTGTAGTGAGTGTGGTGTTTGTGAAGAGCACTGTCCCCAGGGTATCAAGATAAGTCAGGAATTGAAGGAGGTTAAAGAGTTTTTTTTTTGA
- a CDS encoding tautomerase family protein has protein sequence MPVLHVNIWKGFEQEKIEYLIENLTKVFSDVGISPEAVEVIIHEIPQSHWGLGGVPCTEKFKDMDPDSWQKMPK, from the coding sequence ATGCCAGTACTTCATGTGAACATATGGAAAGGTTTCGAACAGGAAAAAATCGAGTATTTAATTGAGAATCTAACCAAAGTCTTCTCGGATGTTGGAATTTCACCCGAAGCAGTGGAGGTCATAATACACGAAATTCCACAATCCCACTGGGGATTAGGTGGAGTACCCTGTACTGAAAAATTCAAGGACATGGATCCGGATTCCTGGCAGAAAATGCCCAAATAA
- a CDS encoding winged helix-turn-helix transcriptional regulator, with translation MGNDYLKELYQTVDDTFSYLRKKWTIPIIKGLFCDCKNFKGFLELNPGLSSKVLSERLKELEENGVVEKIVLNSSAGHTEYYLTEKGRRLNRIIFEMFNFALDEVLKSEDSIKLREESKESLKETLQMNC, from the coding sequence ATGGGTAACGATTATTTAAAAGAACTTTACCAAACTGTAGACGATACTTTCAGCTACCTCCGGAAGAAATGGACTATCCCTATAATTAAAGGATTATTCTGTGATTGTAAAAATTTTAAGGGTTTCCTGGAACTTAATCCTGGATTGAGCAGTAAGGTCTTATCGGAAAGACTTAAAGAATTAGAAGAAAACGGTGTAGTGGAAAAAATAGTGTTAAACTCATCTGCAGGCCATACAGAGTACTATTTAACTGAAAAAGGGCGCAGATTAAATAGGATCATCTTTGAAATGTTTAATTTTGCCCTGGATGAAGTTTTAAAAAGTGAAGATAGCATTAAATTAAGAGAAGAATCCAAAGAATCATTGAAAGAAACTTTACAGA